In Clostridium sp. JN-1, one genomic interval encodes:
- a CDS encoding FadR/GntR family transcriptional regulator, which produces MFSPIKSTKVYEQVIEQVKNMIIDGTLKKGDKLPSERELAEHLQVSRTSIREALRALQVIGLVECRQGEGNFIKQSFENNLFEPLSIMFMLQKSDTSEIIELRKIIEIETASIAAKKVNEEELNNMKFLIDVLKDSENEEERVKADKKFHYTIAHASKNFLIVSILNAVSSLIDSFIKDARRKILADKENVDVLVKQHKDIYMALKEKDPVKASQAMEKHLDFAGKYMMED; this is translated from the coding sequence ATGTTTAGCCCAATAAAAAGTACTAAAGTCTACGAACAAGTAATAGAACAAGTTAAAAATATGATTATAGATGGAACATTAAAAAAAGGGGATAAACTTCCATCTGAAAGGGAATTAGCTGAACACCTGCAAGTGAGTAGAACTTCCATAAGGGAGGCATTAAGAGCACTTCAAGTAATAGGACTAGTTGAGTGTAGGCAAGGTGAAGGTAATTTTATAAAGCAGAGCTTTGAAAATAATTTATTTGAGCCATTATCTATAATGTTTATGCTTCAAAAAAGTGATACAAGCGAAATAATAGAGCTTAGAAAGATTATAGAAATTGAGACAGCATCGATAGCAGCAAAAAAAGTGAATGAAGAAGAACTAAATAATATGAAATTTTTAATAGATGTCTTAAAAGATTCTGAAAATGAAGAAGAGAGGGTTAAAGCAGATAAAAAATTTCATTATACTATAGCACATGCTTCTAAAAACTTTTTAATAGTTAGTATATTAAATGCTGTATCATCATTAATAGATTCCTTTATAAAGGATGCTAGAAGAAAAATACTTGCAGATAAGGAAAATGTTGATGTACTTGTAAAGCAGCATAAAGATATATATATGGCTTTAAAGGAAAAAGACCCTGTAAAAGCATCACAGGCCATGGAAAAACACTTGGATTTTGCAGGTAAATATATGATGGAAGATTAA
- a CDS encoding ribonuclease H-like domain-containing protein: protein MIEKHTNLNICDISQENSLIIDGKGDLFKDAIFFDLEHYIYKKPICIGVFGCCYLDNKDSKLKVTQYMIENKKDAKDIVFMAKEYFEEVSKNHKKKYIVTFSGNNDFTVIDYLFKQNNIEFDFEQYFKHIDIQKEYEGEKNICIGLKALEREFNIVRDTEVISGSNLAKTFSKIVKDSTYIDRMPYEKKDKILLYNQQDVVSLFYIFIQWNSVMKKDEVM from the coding sequence GTGATAGAAAAGCATACTAACTTGAATATATGTGATATATCTCAAGAAAATTCATTGATTATTGATGGAAAAGGTGATTTATTCAAAGATGCAATATTTTTTGATTTAGAACATTATATATATAAAAAACCAATATGTATAGGAGTTTTTGGATGTTGTTATCTGGATAATAAGGATAGCAAGCTTAAAGTAACCCAGTATATGATAGAAAATAAAAAGGATGCTAAAGATATAGTTTTTATGGCTAAAGAGTATTTTGAGGAAGTTTCTAAAAATCATAAAAAGAAATATATAGTAACTTTTTCTGGAAATAATGATTTTACTGTAATTGACTATTTATTTAAACAAAATAATATAGAGTTTGACTTTGAACAATATTTTAAGCATATAGATATACAAAAAGAGTATGAAGGTGAAAAAAATATATGTATAGGACTAAAGGCTCTAGAAAGGGAATTTAATATAGTTCGTGATACAGAAGTCATAAGTGGATCCAACTTGGCAAAGACATTTAGTAAAATAGTAAAGGATAGTACATATATAGATAGGATGCCTTATGAAAAAAAAGATAAGATATTACTGTATAATCAGCAGGATGTAGTGAGTTTGTTTTATATATTTATACAATGGAATTCCGTTATGAAAAAGGACGAGGTTATGTAA
- a CDS encoding HAD-IB family hydrolase — translation MNKAAFFDIDGTLYREGLITEVFKKLVKYEIIPPERWYKEVKPEYEKWDKRQGNYDNYLLKMADIYIEAIKGLHRYQVEFIAKNVITQKGDRVYTYTRDRIKWHKENGYKIITVSGSPVELVREMSLKYGFDDYKGAVYTLKNDIYTGEVIPMWDSESKKNAIYELTQKYDIDLKESYAYGDTAGDFSMFKMVENPICVNPTKEILKKVMEDKEIRNKIKIIVERKDVIYNLTPECINDI, via the coding sequence TGTATCGTGAAGGACTAATTACTGAAGTATTTAAAAAACTAGTTAAGTATGAAATAATTCCACCAGAGAGATGGTATAAGGAAGTAAAACCTGAATATGAGAAATGGGATAAACGTCAGGGAAATTATGATAACTATTTATTGAAAATGGCTGACATATATATTGAAGCAATAAAAGGATTACATAGATACCAAGTGGAGTTTATAGCTAAAAATGTTATAACACAAAAAGGTGACAGGGTTTATACTTATACAAGAGATAGAATAAAGTGGCATAAGGAAAATGGATATAAAATAATAACAGTATCAGGAAGTCCAGTTGAACTTGTCAGAGAAATGTCTTTAAAGTATGGATTCGATGATTACAAAGGGGCAGTATATACTTTAAAAAACGATATATATACAGGTGAAGTTATACCAATGTGGGATAGTGAAAGTAAAAAAAATGCTATTTATGAACTAACCCAAAAATATGATATAGATCTTAAAGAAAGTTATGCTTATGGTGATACTGCAGGAGATTTTTCTATGTTTAAGATGGTGGAAAATCCAATCTGTGTTAATCCGACTAAAGAAATTTTAAAAAAAGTTATGGAAGATAAAGAGATTAGAAATAAGATAAAGATAATTGTAGAAAGGAAAGATGTGATTTATAATTTGACTCCTGAATGTATAAACGATATATAA